The proteins below come from a single Mucilaginibacter mali genomic window:
- the aat gene encoding leucyl/phenylalanyl-tRNA--protein transferase: MIFRLDERLLFPDPQLAEEDGLLAVGGDLSPQRLLLAYQNGIFPWYSDDTPILWYSPHERFVLYPHQLKISKSMRQVLRSGRFRISMDTAFADIISNCSIAPREGQDGTWITDDMKAAYIRLHQLGHAHSVEVWLNDELVGGLYGVRVGRVFCGESMFSKVSNASKTALIYLCKTSLYDLIDCQMHTEHLESMGAGMISREEYIRELRKG; this comes from the coding sequence ATGATATTCCGCCTTGATGAACGTTTGCTATTCCCGGATCCCCAACTGGCCGAAGAGGATGGCCTGTTGGCCGTAGGCGGCGACCTATCACCCCAACGCCTGTTGCTGGCTTATCAAAATGGGATCTTCCCCTGGTATAGCGATGATACGCCTATCCTATGGTATTCGCCGCATGAGCGGTTTGTGCTGTATCCTCACCAATTGAAGATATCAAAGTCAATGCGGCAGGTGTTGAGGTCGGGCAGGTTCAGGATATCTATGGATACCGCATTTGCCGATATCATCAGCAACTGCTCAATCGCCCCACGCGAGGGACAGGACGGCACCTGGATAACCGATGACATGAAAGCTGCCTATATCCGCCTGCATCAATTAGGGCATGCCCACTCGGTTGAAGTTTGGCTGAATGATGAACTGGTGGGTGGTTTGTATGGCGTGCGGGTCGGCAGGGTATTTTGCGGCGAAAGCATGTTCAGCAAGGTAAGCAACGCATCGAAAACAGCTTTGATATACCTGTGTAAAACCAGTTTGTACGATTTGATAGATTGCCAGATGCATACCGAACACCTGGAATCGATGGGGGCTGGGATGATCAGCAGGGAGGAGTATATACGGGAGTTGAGGAAGGGGTAA